From Lolium perenne isolate Kyuss_39 chromosome 5, Kyuss_2.0, whole genome shotgun sequence, a single genomic window includes:
- the LOC127303496 gene encoding protein FAR1-RELATED SEQUENCE 3-like, producing MTMKLDHLMLLQFGKALLTKENVDATGPFGPYSAGQSSDAQVDPKDTLDRGTNAGSGFQTGVTLPSEDSGEEGEVQSTPEGFSPKTPFLGMKFDTWEVALSHYNRAQHSEERKIKDIPELLKYFEKLKEDDPRFYYDYKLDDDNRVENIFWVDGAAGDVYKLYNDCISFDTTFMTNQYNMPCAPFIGINRYGQSIQLGCGFLRNERVANFEWLFRTFLVAMDGLHPLNIITDQDMAYHAEGSGKIGPMAAKREDLRRDFNDVIDYSVTEEEFETSWAEMIQKHDVVDNDHFKDIYELRKCFVPAYFMKRFFPFLQTTARSEGFNAVLKQYIHPRESLLSFFKQYMKLQEKIDSAEDGHDFMGMDKVVRLWGDFPMEDQNLQTYTLPIYNIFQLELRKITSYNARDCGGGVFEVFPVQGTVYGYGRRTYVVDVDLENLMYNCQCCKFYKDGILCCHIMKVMSYIGEVREIPEHYILPRWSLPPPDIVPSIVEPV from the exons ATGACAATGAAGCTGGATCATCTCATGCTCCTCCAGTTTGGGAAAGCACTTCTGACCAAG GAAAATGTTGATGCAACTGGGCCATTTGGTCCATATTCGGCTGGTCAGAGTAGTGATGCACAAGTCGACCCGAAGGACACTTTGGACAGAGGCACTAACGCCGGATCAGGTTTCCAGACAGGTGTGACTTTACCAAGTGAGGACAGTGGTGAGGAAGGTGAAGTTCAGTCAACACCAGAAGGTTTTTCCCCCAAGACACCATTTCTTGGCATGAAATTTGACACCTGGGAAGTTGCTCTGTCACATTACAATAG AGCCCAACATAGTGAAGAGCGCAAAATCAAAGACATCCCTGAGTTGTTGAAATACTTTGAGAAGCTAAAAGAGGATGATCCTAGGTTTTATTATGACTACAAGCTAGACGATGACAATAGGGTTGAGAACATCTTTTGGGTTGATGGTGCAGCCGGAGATGTGTACAAGCTGTACAATGATTGCATATCGTTTGACACAACCTTCATGACTAATCAGTATAACATGCCTTGCGCACCATTCATTGGAATCAATAGATATGGCCAGTCCATACAGCTTGGCTGTGGTTTTCTGAGGAATGAGAGGGTTGCGAACTTTGAGTGGCTATTCCGGACATTCTTAGTAGCAATGGATGGTTTGCACCCTCTGAACATCATTACTGACCAGGAT ATGGCATATCATGCAGAAGGTTCAGGAAAAATTGGTCCTATGGCAGCCAAAAGAGAAGACTTGAGAAGAGATTTCAATGATGTTATTGACTATAGTGTTACTGAAGAAGAATTTGAAACTAGTTGGGCTGAGATGATCCAAAAACATGATGTTGTTGATAATGATCATTTCAAGGACATCTATGAACTAAGGAAATGTTTTGTTCCTGCTTATTTCATGAAGCGCTTTTTCCCATTCTTGCAAACAACAGCTCGCAGTGAAGGGTTTAATGCTGTTTTGAAGCAGTACATACACCCACGCGAAAGCCTACTTAGTTTCTTCAAGCAGTACATGAAATTACAAGAGAAGATTGATTCTGCTGAGGATGGGCATGATTTCATGGGAATGGACAAAGTTGTCAGGTTGTGGGGAGATTTTCCAATGGAGGATCAAAATTTGCAAACCTACACTCTACCCATCTACAACATTTTCCAGCTGGAGTTGCGGAAGATAACATCCTACAATGCTAGGGACTGTGGTGGTGGTGTGTTTGAGGTTTTCCCAGTGCAAGGTACTGTCTATGGTTATGGCAGAAGAACCTATGTGGTTGACGTTGACCTTGAAAATCTCATGTACAACTGCCAGTGCTGCAAGTTTTACAAGGATGGAATTCTTTGTTGCCACATTATGAAAGTAATGTCTTACATTGGTGAAGTGCGAGAGATACCTGAGCACTACATTCTACCTAGGTGGTCCCTACCCCCTCCTGATATTGTTCCATCCATTGTCGAGCCAGTATAG